One region of Peromyscus eremicus chromosome 4, PerEre_H2_v1, whole genome shotgun sequence genomic DNA includes:
- the Il1rn gene encoding interleukin-1 receptor antagonist protein isoform X2: MASEAACRPSGRRPCKMQAFRIWDINQKTFYLRNNQLIAGYLQGPNTRLEEKIDMVTTDLHNVFLGIHGGKICLSCVKSGDEIKLQLENINITDLSKTKEEDKRFTFIRSEKGPTTSFESAACPGWFLCTALEADRPVSLTNRPEESLTVTKFYFQEDQ; encoded by the exons AGGCAGCCTGCCGCCCTTCTGGGAGAAGACCCTGCAAGATGCAAGCCTTCAG AATCTGGGATATTAACCAGAAGACCTTCTATCTGAGGAACAACCAACTCATTGCCGGCTACTTACAAGGACCAAATACCAGATTGGAAG AAAAGATAGACATGGTGACTACTGACCTTCACAATGTATTCTTGGGGATCCACGGGGGGAAGATATGCCTGTCTTGTGTCAAGTCTGGAGATGAAATCAAGCTCCAGCTAGAG AACATTAACATCACCGATCTGAGCAAGACCAAGGAAGAAGACAAACGCTTCACTTTCATCCGCTCAGAGAAAGGTCCCACCACCAGCTTTGAGTCAGCCGCCTGTCCAGGCTGGTTCCTCTGCACAGCACTAGAGGCTGACCGGCCCGTCAGCCTCACCAACAGACCCGAAGAGTCCCTCACAGTCACAAAGTTCTACTTCCAGGAGGACCAATAG
- the Il1rn gene encoding interleukin-1 receptor antagonist protein isoform X1 → MEICRRRYSHLISLLLFLLFHSEAACRPSGRRPCKMQAFRIWDINQKTFYLRNNQLIAGYLQGPNTRLEEKIDMVTTDLHNVFLGIHGGKICLSCVKSGDEIKLQLENINITDLSKTKEEDKRFTFIRSEKGPTTSFESAACPGWFLCTALEADRPVSLTNRPEESLTVTKFYFQEDQ, encoded by the exons ATGGAAATCTGCAGGAGACGGTACAGTCACCtaatctctctccttctcttccttctgttccaTTCAGAGGCAGCCTGCCGCCCTTCTGGGAGAAGACCCTGCAAGATGCAAGCCTTCAG AATCTGGGATATTAACCAGAAGACCTTCTATCTGAGGAACAACCAACTCATTGCCGGCTACTTACAAGGACCAAATACCAGATTGGAAG AAAAGATAGACATGGTGACTACTGACCTTCACAATGTATTCTTGGGGATCCACGGGGGGAAGATATGCCTGTCTTGTGTCAAGTCTGGAGATGAAATCAAGCTCCAGCTAGAG AACATTAACATCACCGATCTGAGCAAGACCAAGGAAGAAGACAAACGCTTCACTTTCATCCGCTCAGAGAAAGGTCCCACCACCAGCTTTGAGTCAGCCGCCTGTCCAGGCTGGTTCCTCTGCACAGCACTAGAGGCTGACCGGCCCGTCAGCCTCACCAACAGACCCGAAGAGTCCCTCACAGTCACAAAGTTCTACTTCCAGGAGGACCAATAG